From a region of the Gemmatimonadota bacterium genome:
- a CDS encoding TIGR02206 family membrane protein has translation MTRFLSPELVPFPLFGTAHLATLALAAVVGFLMVRGGRRSKARRSRLRWAMVAGFLIGESLSNGWSASVGRWQLDSDLPLHLCGVMVWVSVYGLVSRARWARTLMYFFGVAGASQALLTPSAEHGIAHIAYLATMLSHGLLVIAGLWVVLVEEYRPGIRDLVVAFVILNIYALALYPVNLLLGSNYMYLVSKPESQSLFDVFPSWPWYLLLTEFVAFALFVLMYLPFRRGRSTRIRRGARGA, from the coding sequence GTGACCCGTTTTCTCTCCCCCGAGCTCGTTCCCTTCCCACTCTTCGGGACCGCGCACCTGGCCACCCTGGCGCTGGCGGCGGTCGTGGGCTTCCTGATGGTGCGGGGCGGTCGTCGCTCGAAGGCGCGGAGGTCGCGGCTGAGATGGGCCATGGTCGCGGGCTTCCTCATCGGCGAGTCGCTCTCGAACGGATGGAGCGCGAGCGTGGGACGATGGCAGCTCGATTCGGACCTCCCCCTGCACCTGTGCGGCGTGATGGTGTGGGTGAGCGTCTACGGGCTGGTCAGCCGGGCGCGCTGGGCGCGCACCCTAATGTACTTCTTCGGCGTCGCCGGCGCATCCCAGGCGCTGCTTACGCCTTCGGCCGAACACGGCATCGCCCACATCGCCTACCTGGCCACCATGCTCTCCCACGGACTCCTGGTGATCGCCGGGCTCTGGGTCGTGCTCGTCGAGGAATACCGACCCGGGATTCGTGACCTCGTGGTCGCCTTCGTCATTCTGAACATCTACGCGCTGGCCCTCTACCCGGTAAACCTCCTGCTGGGCTCCAACTACATGTACCTCGTGTCCAAGCCGGAATCGCAGTCGCTCTTCGATGTCTTTCCGAGCTGGCCCTGGTACCTTCTGCTAACGGAGTTCGTCGCGTTCGCCCTCTTCGTGTTGATGTATCTGCCTTTCCGACGAGGCAGGTCTACCCGGATCCGACGGGGGGCTCGGGGAGCTTGA
- a CDS encoding MFS transporter — MIIAPILPLIGEELVVDAAIMGTFVAAYSVMLGVFAIISGPVSDRVGRRRILLWGAAGMSVALGLHAFATDYYSFLAVRILAGMAGGVLTGAAVSYIGDYFPYDRRGWASGWAMSGSAVGQVGGIPIGILLANGFGVKSPFYLFGLTMAVATLMVYFLVPQPKIRRSRLPLTIVGAARGYARLLRRPVVAWAAAAYFIMFLGISLLVTYFPIWLETSVGIEGSQLALMFAFGGVANVVSGPRAGKLSDRVGRKRLVLIACIGLCVLTLATVPFVRNAWLGYIYFFLTMALVAMRLSPFSALLTSLVSGRNRGQLMSLTVAAGHVGYAVGSAAAGPVYADSGFFVNTVLAAAFIIATGILVWFKLPEPPVGSG; from the coding sequence ATGATTATCGCGCCCATCCTCCCGCTGATCGGGGAGGAGCTCGTCGTCGATGCCGCGATCATGGGCACCTTCGTCGCGGCCTATTCCGTCATGCTGGGCGTCTTCGCGATCATATCGGGACCCGTGTCGGACCGTGTGGGCAGGCGGCGCATCCTGCTCTGGGGCGCGGCGGGCATGAGCGTGGCTCTGGGGCTGCACGCCTTCGCGACCGACTACTATTCGTTTCTGGCGGTGCGCATCCTCGCCGGAATGGCCGGGGGCGTGCTCACCGGCGCCGCAGTCTCCTACATCGGCGACTATTTTCCTTACGACCGACGCGGATGGGCGAGCGGATGGGCCATGAGCGGCTCCGCAGTCGGGCAGGTGGGCGGCATTCCCATCGGCATCCTGCTCGCGAACGGGTTCGGCGTCAAGTCGCCGTTCTACCTCTTCGGGTTGACCATGGCCGTCGCCACCCTCATGGTCTATTTCCTGGTCCCTCAGCCCAAGATCCGCCGCTCGCGTCTGCCGCTCACGATCGTGGGAGCCGCGAGAGGATATGCGCGGCTGCTGCGCAGGCCCGTCGTCGCGTGGGCCGCGGCGGCCTACTTCATCATGTTTCTGGGCATCTCGCTTCTGGTGACCTACTTCCCCATCTGGCTCGAGACCTCCGTCGGGATCGAGGGCTCCCAGCTGGCCCTAATGTTCGCCTTCGGAGGAGTCGCGAACGTGGTCAGCGGACCCCGAGCCGGAAAGCTCTCGGACCGGGTCGGCCGGAAACGTCTCGTCCTGATCGCCTGCATCGGTCTCTGCGTCCTCACTTTGGCCACGGTCCCGTTCGTGCGGAACGCCTGGCTCGGCTACATCTACTTCTTTCTCACCATGGCCCTCGTCGCCATGAGACTCTCACCGTTCTCGGCTCTGCTCACATCGCTCGTGAGCGGCAGGAACCGCGGGCAACTGATGAGCCTCACAGTCGCCGCAGGCCACGTGGGATATGCGGTCGGCTCCGCAGCGGCGGGCCCGGTCTACGCCGACAGCGGCTTCTTCGTGAACACCGTGCTTGCCGCCGCCTTCATAATCGCCACCGGAATCCTGGTGTGGTTCAAGCTCCCCGAGCCCCCCGTCGGATCCGGGTAG
- a CDS encoding SDR family NAD(P)-dependent oxidoreductase encodes MPRITGKRALITGASAGIGEACARTLAAQGAHLLLSARREDRIRRLAADLTAEHGIAAEGASLDVTDSKAVRSYVADLEERGLVPDILVNNAGKARGLDLFHEGDLAHWDDMVDTNLKGLLYVSRAVLPLMVERDSGHVINIGSIAGRWVYPKGAVYNATKFAVWALNEGMNIDLVGTRVRVSSVDPGLTETEFSEVRFDGDSERAASVYGDTVPLTPEDVADAVAYVANTPPHVNVVNLVMMPTVQRHAMVIHRDF; translated from the coding sequence ATGCCACGAATCACAGGCAAGCGCGCACTCATAACCGGAGCCTCGGCCGGTATCGGCGAGGCCTGCGCCCGCACGCTCGCAGCCCAAGGGGCGCATCTGCTCCTGTCGGCACGCCGCGAGGACAGGATCCGCCGTCTGGCGGCCGATCTCACCGCCGAACATGGGATCGCTGCGGAAGGCGCCTCGCTCGACGTCACCGACTCCAAGGCGGTCCGGTCCTACGTCGCCGACCTTGAGGAGCGCGGGCTCGTCCCCGACATCCTCGTCAACAACGCCGGCAAGGCCCGCGGTCTCGACCTCTTCCACGAGGGCGATCTCGCCCACTGGGACGACATGGTCGACACCAACCTCAAGGGGCTGCTCTACGTCTCGCGGGCGGTGCTGCCGCTGATGGTCGAGCGCGACTCGGGCCACGTGATCAACATCGGGAGCATCGCCGGACGCTGGGTCTATCCGAAGGGCGCCGTCTACAACGCGACCAAGTTCGCGGTCTGGGCCCTCAACGAAGGTATGAACATCGACCTCGTGGGCACCCGGGTAAGGGTGTCGAGCGTCGACCCCGGGCTTACGGAGACCGAGTTCAGCGAGGTGCGTTTCGACGGCGACTCCGAACGCGCCGCCTCGGTCTACGGCGACACCGTGCCCCTCACCCCGGAGGATGTGGCCGACGCGGTCGCTTACGTCGCCAACACTCCGCCCCACGTGAACGTCGTCAATCTGGTGATGATGCCCACAGTGCAACGCCACGCCATGGTGATCCATCGAGACTTCTAA
- a CDS encoding FAD-binding oxidoreductase: protein MAHPSRSASLGSASLGELFAGKISGEVRFDAVTRAIYSTDASHYRIEPLGVVFPRNAADVEAIVEVARAEGAPLIPRGGGTSQCGQAIGRAVVVDTSRWLTGIGPLLPDRGAAACATVDVEPGVVLDELNAHLKPEGLWFPVDPSTGSRATIGGMAGNNSAGSRSLRYGPMVRNVEAVEAVLAGGERLSFEEGRIGRGDFAGLGASRPEPGRRGARLRRRLLELYGANEAEIGDRIPPTLRNVAGYRVEELAPGREHFGKLLVGSEGTLAFFTRLRLRLATVPARRTLGVCHFSTLYAALGSVEAIVALGPSAVELVDHRVLELAGRIPDMKDAITRSYGCRAEGLPGAVLLVEFSGAPTDRLGRSLDGLEEVLAGRGSVSAVHRVESPAAQADVWRVRKAGMSVVMSMSGPRKPISFIEDCAVPLARLEEYARRVNAIFERHGLSGTWYAHASVGCLHVRPALDLADPDDVRRLRAVAEETHEVVRDCEGTHSGEHGDGITRSEFLEPMLGSRMVRLFAEIKRTLDPEGRMNPGKIVDPHRMDDASLFRLPPAAESGAAAGSRGSGSRDSARWRGSAGEKPLPTVLAWEGGLARAASRCDGNAACRRLEGGVMCPSYRVTRDEQHSTRGRAGALRAALSLDAAEAAAALDSSEMDRALSLCISCKACARECPAGIDMAAMKLEWMHRRNRRYGVPRRERTLAELPRWAPLLGRGAGVLNALGRSAALRKAADRWLGISARRPLPEWSRAPWSEQELLADPNDRKAPVAKSEETFRVALFVDTHTRWFEPEIARSAASVLRFLGLEPVPLGPTGYGGAGRTSTPLCCGRTYLSAGMVDEARTEARRLVDAALPPARKGVPVVGLEPSCVSALTDEIPKLLGTSEAHELASNVSLFEEAVVDLPQARRKADSGSRPDAGSGREILVHAHCHQKAAGLELVTQQALRLHLPGAKVSTVAAGCCGMAGSFGYRSEYHDTSLAMAELELLPALRRSPEAVVVAPGTSCRAQIRDGLEREAMHAAVLLARRLDVRGRRR, encoded by the coding sequence ATGGCGCACCCGTCCCGTTCCGCATCGCTCGGCTCCGCATCGCTCGGTGAGCTCTTCGCCGGTAAGATCTCGGGCGAGGTTCGCTTCGACGCCGTAACCCGGGCGATTTACTCAACCGACGCCTCGCACTACCGGATCGAGCCGCTAGGCGTGGTCTTCCCGCGCAATGCGGCCGATGTAGAGGCCATCGTCGAGGTGGCGCGAGCCGAGGGAGCGCCGCTTATTCCGCGTGGGGGCGGTACCTCGCAGTGCGGCCAGGCGATCGGGCGCGCGGTGGTCGTCGACACCAGTCGCTGGCTCACGGGGATAGGGCCCCTGCTGCCCGACCGGGGCGCGGCGGCGTGCGCGACAGTCGATGTCGAGCCCGGAGTCGTCCTCGACGAGCTCAACGCGCACCTGAAGCCCGAGGGCCTCTGGTTCCCGGTGGACCCCTCCACGGGAAGCCGGGCGACCATCGGAGGCATGGCCGGCAACAACAGCGCCGGCTCCCGCTCGCTCCGCTACGGCCCCATGGTCAGGAACGTGGAAGCCGTGGAGGCCGTACTCGCAGGGGGCGAGCGGCTCTCGTTCGAAGAAGGAAGGATCGGGCGGGGTGACTTCGCCGGGCTCGGGGCGAGCCGCCCGGAGCCGGGACGGCGCGGCGCGCGCCTGCGCCGACGGCTCCTCGAGCTCTACGGGGCCAACGAGGCCGAGATCGGCGACAGAATCCCGCCGACCCTGCGCAACGTGGCGGGCTACCGAGTGGAGGAGCTGGCGCCCGGGCGCGAGCACTTCGGCAAGCTGCTCGTCGGCTCCGAGGGGACGTTGGCGTTCTTCACGCGGCTCCGCCTGCGCTTGGCGACCGTGCCCGCGAGACGGACGCTCGGCGTCTGCCACTTCTCCACCCTTTACGCCGCTCTCGGCAGCGTCGAGGCGATCGTCGCGCTGGGACCGAGCGCCGTCGAGCTCGTCGACCACCGGGTTCTCGAGCTCGCGGGACGGATTCCCGACATGAAGGACGCGATCACCCGTTCTTACGGTTGCCGGGCCGAGGGGCTTCCGGGCGCCGTTCTGCTGGTGGAGTTCTCGGGTGCGCCGACCGACCGGCTCGGCCGCTCTCTCGATGGACTCGAGGAGGTCCTCGCCGGCCGCGGCAGCGTCTCCGCCGTCCACCGGGTCGAGAGCCCGGCAGCGCAGGCCGACGTGTGGCGGGTGCGGAAGGCGGGAATGAGCGTGGTCATGTCGATGTCCGGTCCCAGAAAGCCGATTTCCTTCATCGAAGACTGCGCCGTGCCTCTCGCCAGGCTCGAAGAATACGCCCGTCGCGTGAACGCCATCTTCGAGCGCCACGGCCTGAGCGGCACCTGGTACGCCCACGCCTCGGTGGGCTGCCTTCACGTGAGACCCGCGCTCGACCTGGCCGACCCCGACGACGTGAGACGATTGCGCGCCGTCGCGGAAGAGACCCACGAGGTCGTGCGCGATTGCGAGGGCACGCACTCGGGCGAGCACGGTGACGGCATCACGCGTTCGGAGTTCCTGGAACCGATGCTGGGAAGCCGCATGGTCCGGCTCTTCGCCGAGATCAAACGGACGCTCGACCCCGAAGGGCGGATGAATCCCGGCAAGATCGTGGATCCGCATCGGATGGACGACGCCTCGCTCTTCCGGCTTCCGCCCGCAGCCGAGTCGGGTGCGGCGGCAGGATCGCGCGGCTCGGGGTCGCGCGACTCCGCGCGGTGGCGCGGCTCGGCGGGCGAGAAGCCGCTCCCCACCGTTCTCGCCTGGGAGGGCGGGCTCGCCCGGGCTGCGAGCAGGTGCGACGGCAACGCGGCCTGCCGGCGGCTCGAAGGGGGCGTCATGTGCCCCTCCTACCGGGTCACCCGTGACGAGCAGCACTCCACCCGCGGACGGGCGGGCGCCCTGCGCGCGGCGCTCTCACTCGACGCTGCGGAAGCGGCCGCCGCGCTCGATTCGTCTGAGATGGACCGGGCGCTCTCGCTCTGCATCTCCTGCAAGGCCTGCGCCCGGGAGTGCCCTGCGGGAATCGACATGGCGGCGATGAAGCTGGAGTGGATGCATCGCCGCAACAGACGCTACGGCGTGCCGCGGCGGGAAAGAACGTTGGCGGAGCTGCCGAGGTGGGCGCCGCTCCTCGGCCGAGGAGCGGGCGTTCTCAACGCTCTGGGTCGCAGCGCCGCGCTCAGGAAGGCAGCGGACCGTTGGCTGGGAATCTCGGCCCGACGACCGCTTCCCGAGTGGTCACGGGCGCCGTGGTCGGAGCAGGAGCTGCTCGCCGACCCGAACGACCGGAAAGCCCCGGTCGCGAAGAGCGAAGAGACATTCCGGGTCGCGCTCTTCGTGGACACCCACACCCGCTGGTTCGAACCGGAGATCGCTAGATCGGCGGCGAGCGTGCTAAGGTTCCTGGGCCTGGAGCCGGTTCCGCTCGGACCGACGGGGTACGGCGGGGCGGGCAGGACGTCGACCCCGCTCTGCTGCGGGCGTACCTACCTTTCGGCGGGCATGGTGGACGAGGCTCGGACCGAGGCTCGGCGGCTCGTTGACGCGGCGCTCCCGCCGGCGAGGAAGGGAGTGCCGGTGGTCGGCCTCGAACCGAGCTGCGTCTCCGCGCTCACCGACGAGATTCCCAAGCTGCTGGGCACCTCCGAGGCGCACGAACTCGCATCGAACGTAAGCCTCTTCGAGGAGGCGGTGGTCGATCTACCGCAGGCCAGGCGAAAGGCCGACTCCGGCAGCCGTCCCGACGCCGGAAGCGGACGTGAGATCCTGGTTCACGCGCACTGCCACCAGAAAGCTGCCGGACTCGAGCTGGTGACGCAGCAGGCGCTTAGGCTACATCTGCCGGGGGCGAAGGTGTCGACAGTGGCCGCAGGCTGCTGCGGCATGGCGGGCTCGTTCGGGTACCGATCGGAGTACCACGACACCTCTTTAGCCATGGCCGAGCTCGAGCTGCTGCCCGCCCTTCGGAGGAGTCCCGAGGCCGTCGTCGTCGCACCGGGCACGAGCTGTCGGGCTCAGATCCGGGACGGGCTGGAGAGGGAGGCCATGCACGCGGCCGTTCTCCTCGCCCGCCGGCTGGACGTTCGAGGCCGTCGGCGGTGA
- a CDS encoding TRAP transporter substrate-binding protein translates to MRFGHVGEPGSLFALAAEEFARRANARLDGYEVVVFGSSQLGADELVLQKIRLGTAEFGLPSTVMSSQIDEFGIFEMPYLVRDREHMRAIERDVVWPDLAPLAEERGYRILAVWENGYRHVTNNIRPIETPSDLEGLKLRTPRGIWRVRLFQSLGSNPTPMPLSEVFIGLQTGVIDGQENPLPQIWASKLHEVQDYLTLTRHVYTPAFVVVSPQWWDALPEETRNVLQEEARATQDFVHETAERLDEELLGLLANSGLTVNAPDLASFREAAGPIRASFAETVPTGEELLRKAEEAVSVPSGGESAGSG, encoded by the coding sequence ATGAGATTCGGGCATGTGGGCGAGCCTGGGTCGCTCTTCGCTCTCGCGGCGGAGGAGTTCGCCCGCAGGGCCAACGCTCGCCTCGACGGGTACGAAGTGGTCGTTTTCGGATCGAGCCAGCTCGGAGCCGACGAACTGGTACTTCAGAAGATAAGGCTCGGCACCGCCGAGTTCGGTCTGCCTTCGACGGTGATGTCGTCGCAGATCGACGAGTTCGGCATTTTCGAGATGCCTTACCTGGTCCGGGACCGGGAGCACATGAGGGCGATCGAGCGGGATGTGGTCTGGCCCGACCTCGCTCCGCTGGCCGAAGAGAGGGGCTACCGCATCCTCGCCGTTTGGGAGAACGGCTACCGCCACGTCACCAACAACATCCGCCCCATAGAGACGCCGTCGGATCTCGAAGGGCTCAAACTGCGCACGCCGCGCGGCATCTGGCGGGTGCGACTCTTCCAGTCGCTCGGCTCCAATCCCACTCCCATGCCGCTCTCCGAGGTCTTCATCGGCCTCCAGACCGGAGTGATCGACGGCCAGGAAAACCCGCTGCCTCAGATTTGGGCATCGAAGCTTCACGAGGTCCAGGATTACCTCACACTTACTCGCCACGTCTACACGCCTGCCTTCGTCGTCGTGTCGCCGCAATGGTGGGACGCGCTCCCCGAGGAAACGCGAAACGTTCTGCAGGAGGAGGCGCGGGCTACCCAGGACTTCGTCCACGAGACCGCGGAGCGTCTCGACGAGGAGCTGCTCGGCCTGCTGGCGAACTCGGGCCTCACGGTCAACGCGCCCGATCTGGCCAGCTTCCGAGAGGCGGCGGGTCCGATCCGGGCGTCCTTCGCGGAGACGGTTCCGACCGGGGAGGAGCTGCTCAGAAAGGCGGAGGAGGCCGTCTCGGTACCGTCGGGCGGTGAGTCGGCAGGTTCGGGGTGA
- a CDS encoding TRAP transporter small permease, which produces MVALATVVVVGVGFRKLGAALVWYDEIASHLLAWLTFYGAALAALTGSHIAVPTLVERLRGKARLVGAVLAQGVVFAFLAVLTYAGVLVTGSLSGITLTSLPQVPQSVVQSVIPVSGALFILAEILRLAGGPDSGERA; this is translated from the coding sequence ATGGTCGCGCTGGCGACGGTAGTGGTGGTGGGGGTAGGCTTCCGCAAGCTGGGTGCCGCCCTGGTCTGGTACGACGAGATCGCTTCGCATCTGCTCGCATGGCTCACCTTCTACGGCGCGGCGCTCGCTGCCCTGACCGGCTCCCACATCGCGGTGCCGACTCTCGTCGAGAGACTCCGGGGGAAGGCGAGGCTGGTCGGCGCGGTTCTGGCGCAGGGGGTGGTCTTCGCTTTTCTGGCGGTGCTCACCTACGCCGGGGTGCTGGTCACGGGTTCGCTTTCGGGAATCACGCTGACCTCGCTGCCCCAGGTACCGCAGTCCGTCGTGCAGTCGGTGATCCCGGTGAGCGGGGCGCTCTTCATCCTGGCCGAGATCCTGAGGCTGGCAGGCGGCCCCGACTCGGGTGAGCGGGCGTGA